Proteins co-encoded in one Fusarium fujikuroi IMI 58289 draft genome, chromosome FFUJ_chr06 genomic window:
- a CDS encoding probable AMI1 protein yields MASSLASDKPSLPAPGAAQYDPFITTTPPAPAPVPAQHRYSNYDHDFFVTGPASPESAKRALAAHLQETERRLEEAGKLGNALVLQRKQLTEQLKEIEKVNNEEELSQELRERMVGIEKEFNTLTRESARNLLPKQRVPSNEVNPNSPFAPENKGGRRSVSPSKFESQATGSPTKLTVPNRKIRNQPSNRVHDIEFAAEISTSLIAQVRNLQGVLAERDEENKDLKAEKARLELEAEGFQQRFKSLDESENRYKEENWNLETKLQELTAQHKEALDREKKLTQSLNVIKTEKVTIQRELDEVKVHHARLIDQHAAAVKQHDIELGTVKRNIAMAEGERAAMQRRIDDLTGQNQELARAFASQRRTVTELEPSIRASDDDLESSADHLTPEHSPPVSPIKGTPRHAMLETETMKSSLSHAQRTIQSQRGLLHREKTEKLELRRIIQDLRDDLEKARSDAGEHKPHRKSRVKESKEFKKPPRLLGSFRSSRQEVITDDGEWEDQHDVSPRASVSPMISRSSLSNSTQTILPSIETSHPTDTEQFETANEGGESAFETANERGTETEDFQTGAEEMSGSDDTETEGTTRGFGSMKNAPRLPAGFTRHASSNSLHSTASTSGDEDDYSYTKTPTGTIGSQRSSRFRMSRSIFNRSRQVSEEPNFQSSPVSFASSREGTPQAGGQSLFAELQDFGGSDDDSAGPGTPSRMRARSMTPGSIRRGSSPRPAVPPMPKVIMVDSGMMTEPVKIVPRLSGLGTSQMSTTGAMTDDGDEHFAESPVSVVAAIRRASMHSSIGPSGDRDRRIPSWAYDSLADSRPISMAYSDAGAQHDPDMEKNLALFPAPPSMLPILPPNLTMSSIASEEVEPVLEPEVVPIPPALTFTALSNQSVEPVSEPGSPVPDLTMTSIISQDLEPRAEPVVLPPALTLSGIMAHSLEPKAEPEVPPPDLSMTTIVTEQVEPIAEHEIPAPALSLSSISTEIVDPIAEPPVEPVMFMPPPPALSMSSIIGEHVEPVAPKNPELSISNIRGENIEPISEPVVPAPELLMSTIRSEHVAPVAQPETEVVIPAVVAPSLPPAPALSFSAIQGENVEPVASKAPELAMSNIVGEVVEPIAEPVQVPVIPELTISTIHGEQVEPVIESAPELTISAIQGEYIEPTDLPAPDLALSSIAIQSVEPISEPKKLAPKPSLNLSSIYAEGCEPREELPPTPTTLVFSGLSTQNVEPVSEPAPSLALSGIASENVEPVLEPLPLPPTLVMSDIATEGVEPVSPVHKTPTLPAFGFSNIESIETFPVSPRTPKRDGFILPRDMKSPFIKQDVPRTPENQRGIDQGSSPLMVEDENGQSPSDTPEPATPDSERPFDKPVVIMNDQGAQTSLTADVIDAMFKARAQSAFSHQKSLSMASIGTPGTTGTSGTVRIRRSQEMFETPSQHERDTDDVFNTSPIRRPGSSRSGRASVQDAPPLPANHRQVIEAARSNSSHGPQNNMGPPLWPASALKQRPTTPGNRAASPASTARATPTQRTVRNPVSYSELGRQSPSKHTAASRKSSVSSFASELDTRFNMRPGEMGMDPSGFGPNTDPRMIQAITQTMIGEYLWKYTRKTGRGEMSENRHRRYFWVHPYTRTLYWSDRDPSTAGRTELKAKSVPIEAVRVVTDDNPSPPGLHRKSLVIISPGRTIKFTCATGQRHETWFNSLSYLLLRTNNEQANVEDMAENFTREDVDEFNPQFGQRAANGTRPGAPPSLSSYNSRTTRNESPAVGMSMNIPTLTPKAQPQRPTGTLSKLSGYWKGSQLSGTLTSRRGRGSAHNVNIYEASEAHDSAEDVREIIERQDREADRLENVRACCDGKHDVGTLHHFSKRGRHGNSTHTHSHPGLTHSHTTMSSLRSRV; encoded by the exons atggcttcttcacTGGCTTCCGACAAGCCAAGCTTGCCCGCTCCCGGCGCAGCGCAATACGACCCTTTTATCACAACAACGCCGCCTGCGCCCGCGCCCGTGCCGGCTCAGCACCGGTATTCGAACTACGATCATGATTTTTTCGTGACCGGCCCTGCTTCCCCAGAATCTGCGAAGCGAGCGCTCGCTGCTCATTTGCAAGAGACCGAGCGTCGCCTTGAGGAGGCGGGAAAACTGGGTAATGCCTTGGTTCTCCAGCGCAAACAACTCACCGAACAACTtaaggagattgagaaggtgAACAACGAGGAGGAACTGTCACAAGAGCTTCGTGAGCGAATGGTTGGCATCGAGAAGGAGTTTAACACATTAACTCGAGAGTCCGCCCGGAATTTATTGCCCAAGCAAAGAGTTCCCAGCAATGAGGTCAACCCCAATTCACCTTTCGCGCCCGAGAACAAGGGTGGTAGA CGATCCGTGAGCCCTTCCAAGTTCGAGAGCCAAGCAACAGGGTCGCCTACGAAGTTGACCGTGCCTAATCGAAAGATTCGCAACCAGCCCTCAAACCGAGTTCACGACATCGAATTCGCCGCCGAAATTAGTACTTCTCTCATCGCGCAAGTTCGCAATCTGCAAGGTGTGCTCGCCGAGCGAGACGAGGAGAATAAGGATCTGAAAGCCGAAAAGGCACGACTCGAGCTTGAAGCAGAGGGTTTCCAACAACGCTTCAAATCCCTCGATGAGAGTGAGAATCGATATAAGGAGGAGAACTGGAATCTCGAGACCAAGTTGCAAGAGCTCACTGCTCAACACAAGGAAGCTTTGGATCGTGAAAAGAAACTCACTCAGTCTCTCAATGTCATCAAGACGGAAAAAGTGACTATTCAGCGAGAACTTGATGAGGTCAAGGTGCACCACGCACGATTGATTGACCAACATGCTGCCGCCGTAAAGCAACACGATATTGAGCTTGGTACCGTCAAGCGCAATATTGCCATGGCAGAGGGTGAGCGTGCTGCCATGCAACGCCGAATCGACGACCTTACTGGACAGAACCAGGAGCTCGCCAGGGCCTTCGCATCTCAGCGACGCACCGTCACAGAACTGGAGCCCAGCATCCGCGCCAGcgacgatgatcttgaaTCATCCGCCGACCATCTCACTCCAGAGCATTCGCCACCAGTGTCCCCTATCAAGGGTACTCCCCGCCATGCCATGCTTGAGACCGAGACTATGAAGTCATCTCTTTCCCATGCTCAGCGAACCATCCAGAGTCAACGAGGTCTGCTTCACCGTGAGAAGACTGaaaagcttgagcttcgacGTATCATTCAGGATCTTCGCGATGATCTCGAGAAAGCACGAAGCGATGCGGGTGAACACAAGCCCCACCGAAAGTCTCGTGTCAAGGAGTCTAAGGAATTCAAGAAGCCTCCCCGTCTGCTTGGATCGTTCCGCTCCAGCAGACAAGAGGTTATCACCGACGACGGCGAGTGGGAGGACCAGCATGATGTTTCTCCTCGCGCCTCGGTCTCGCCAATGATCTCCAGGTCTTctctcagcaacagcacccAGACTATTCTCCCTAGTATTGAGACCTCTCACCCAACGGATACTGAACAGTTCGAAACCGCTAATGAAGGTGGCGAGTCAGCATTTGAGACCGCCAATGAGCGTGGTACCGAGACTGAGGACTTCCAAACTGGGGCCGAGGAAATGTCAGGTAGCGACGATACCGAGACTGAGGGTACGACCCGAGGTTTCGGTAGCATGAAGAATGCTCCACGACTTCCCGCCGGCTTCACTCGTCATGCAAGCAGCAACTCACTGCATAGCACTGCATCGACTTCTGGCGACGAGGACGACTACTCATATACCAAGACGCCAACTGGCACCATTGGTTCTCAGAGAAGCAGCCGTTTCCGTATGAGCCGTAGCATTTTCAACCGCTCCAGACAAGTTAGCGAGGAGCCTAACTTCCAGAGCAGCCCCGTCAGCTTTGCCAGTAGTCGAGAGGGAACACCTCAGGCCGGAGGACAGAGCCTGTTTGCCGAGCTGCAAGATTTTGGCGGTAGTGACGACGATTCAGCAGGTCCTGGTACACCCAGTCGCATGCGCGCTCGCTCTATGACTCCTGGTTCTATTCGCCGGGGATCATCACCACGACCTGCGGTACCTCCCATGCCTAAGGTCATCATGGTTGACAGTGGTATGATGACTGAGCCTGTCAAGATTGTTCCCAGACTTTCTGGCCTTGGAACGTCACAGATGTCTACCACTGGTGCCATGAcggatgatggagatgaacaCTTTGCTGAGTCACCTGTTAGTGTCGTGGCAGCGATCCGACGTGCTTCCATGCATTCCTCAATTGGACCATCTGGCGATCGTGACCGTCGTATTCCCTCTTGGGCATATGACAGTCTCGCTGACTCCAGGCCAATTTCTATGGCCTACAGTGACGCTGGCGCTCAGCATGACCCCGACATGGAGAAGAACTTGGCTCTGTTCCCAGCTCCTCCATCTATGCTACCGATCCTGCCCCCCAACTTGACTATGTCCTCGATCGCGTctgaggaggttgagccCGTTTTGGAGCCTGAAGTGGTTCCAATTCCTCCAGCATTGACTTTCACAGCCCTCTCTAACCAGAGCGTTGAGCCCGTGTCTGAGCCCGGAAGCCCTGTTCCTGACCTGACAATGACCTCAATCAtttctcaagaccttgagcCTCGCGCTGAGCCTGTCGTTCTGCCCCCAGCTCTCACCTTGTCTGGCATTATGGCTCATAGCCTCGAGCCCAAGGCCGAGCCTGAGGTGCCCCCACCTGATCTGTCCATGACTACGATTGTCACTGAGCAAGTTGAGCCTATCGCAGAGCATGAGATTCCAGCTCCAGCCCTGAgcctctcctccatctcaactGAGATTGTTGATCCGATTGCCGAGCCACCTGTGGAGCCTGTCATGTTCATgccaccacctccagctcTGTCAATGTCCTCCATCATTGGCGAGCACGTTGAGCCTGTCGCCCCCAAGAACCCCGAGCTTAGCATCTCCAACATTAGGGGAGAGAACATTGAGCCCATTTCTGAGCCCGTTGTCCCTGCTCCTGAGCTTCTCATGTCCACCATCCGAAGCGAGCATGTTGCGCCAGTTGCGCAACCTGAGACCGAGGTTGTTATCCCTGCTGTTGTCGCTCCTTCTctgcctccagctcctgcTCTGAGTTTCTCTGCTATCCAAGGAGAGAATGTTGAGCCTGTCGCTAGCAAGGCACCCGAGCTTGCTATGTCTAACATTGTGGGTGAGGTAGTCGAGCCCATCGCTGAGCCGGTTCAAGTGCCTGTCATCCCTGAACTCACCATCTCAACCATTCATGGTGAACAGGTCGAGCCAGTCATCGAGTCGGCTCCTGAGCTGACTATCTCTGCCATCCAGGGAGAATATATCGAGCCCACTGATCTCCCTGCCCCCGATCTGGCCCTCTCTTCCATTGCTATTCAATCCGTCGAGCCCATCAGCGAGCCAAAGAAGTTGGCTCCCAAGCCATCTCTCAACCTGTCTTCCATCTATGCCGAGGGTTGTGAGCCCCGTGAGGAGCTTCCACCCACCCCCACTACCCTCGTGTTTTCTGGTCTGTCTACACAGAATGTTGAGCCTGTATCTGAGCCTGCCCCATCTCTGGCTTTGTCTGGTATCGCCTCTGAGAACGTCGAGCCTGTACttgagcctcttcctctgcctccTACTCTCGTAATGTCCGATATTGCGACCGAAGGTGTCGAGCCTGTCAGTCCTGTCCACAAGACACCTACGCTGCCTGCTTTTGGATTCTCCAACATCGAGTCTATCGAAACCTTCCCTGTCTCTCCCCGAACCCCCAAGAGAGACGGATTCATTCTGCCCCGCGATATGAAGTCACCTTTCATAAAGCAGGATGTGCCAAGAACACCTGAGAACCAGCGCGGCATTGATCAAGGGTCATCGCCTCTCatggttgaggatgagaacgGCCAATCTCCAAGTGACACTCCCGAGCCTGCCACTCCGGACTCGGAGCGACCTTTCGACAAGCCTGTAGTTATCATGAACGATCAAGGTGCGCAGACATCTCTTACAGCTGATGTCATTGACGCCATGTTCAAGGCTCGTGCCCAGTCTGCCTTCAGCCATCAGAAGAGCCTGTCGATGGCCAGCATTGGAACTCCTGGAACCACTGGCACCTCAGGCACGGTCCGAATTCGGCGATCACAGGAGATGTTCGAGACTCCAAGCCAGCACGAACGTGACACTGACGATgtcttcaacaccagcccCATCCGTCGTCCTGGAAGCTCCAGGAGTGGCAGAGCATCCGTCCAAGatgctcctcctctgcctgcGAACCACCGCCAAGTCATCGAGGCTGCGCGATCCAACTCGTCTCACGGCCCTCAGAACAACATGGGACCTCCTCTTTGGCCTGCTTCGGCGCTTAAGCAAAGGCCAACCACCCCAGGGAACAGGGCCGCCTCACCAGCGTCCACCGCTCGGGCTACGCCTACCCAGCGTACTGTCCGAAACCCTGTCAGCTACAGTGAACTCGGAAGACAATCGCCATCGAAGCATACAGCTGCGTCTAGAAAGTCCTCTGTATCCTCGTTCGCTTCAGAGCTTGACACTCGATTTAACATGCGCCCTGGCGAGATGGGCATGGATCCCTCCGGCTTCGGACCCAACACTGATCCCCGCATGATCCAGGCTATCACCCAGACCATGATCGGTGAGTATCTGTGGAAGTACACTCGCAAGACAGGTCGTGGAGAGATGTCGGAGAACCGACATCGCCGCTACTTCTGGGTTCACCCTTACACCAGGACTCTTTACTGGAGCGACCGAGACCCCTCAACTGCCGGTCGCActgagctcaaggccaagagtGTTCCTATCGAGGCTGTGCGTGTCGTTACTGACGATAACCCCAGTCCTCCTGGACTCCATCGTAAGAGCTTGGTCATCATCTCTCCTGGCCGAACCATCAAGTTCACTTGCGCTACTGGACAACGACACGAGACCTGGTTCAACTCGCTTTCGTACCTACTTCTTCGTACCAACAATGAACAAGCTAATGTCGAGGACATGGCGGAGAACTTCACTCgagaggatgttgatgaattcAACCCCCAGTTTGGACAGCGCGCGGCCAACGGGACACGACCTGGAGCACCCCCTTCTCTGTCGTCTTATAACTCTCGAACAACCCGTAATGAGTCGCCTGCAGTTGGTATGTCTATGAACATTCCAACTCTGACACCCAAGGCTCAGCCACAGCGCCCCACTGGAACGCTGAGCAAATTGAGTGGCTATTGGAAGGGAAGCCAGCTGTCTGGCACGCTCACAAGTCGCCGCGGCCGTGGTAGTGCCCATAATGTTAACATTTATGAAGCCAGCGAGGCCCACGACAGTGCCGAGGATGTGAGGGAGATCATCGAGCGGCAGGATAGGGAAGCTGACCGTCTCGAGAATGTCCGAGCATGTTGCGATG GCAAACATGATGTCGGAACTCTGCACCATTTCTCCAAGCGAGGCCGTCATGGCAACAGCACTCACACGCACTCTCACCCAGGACTTACACACTCTCATACTACTATGTCTTCTCTACGCTCTCGAGTTTAA